One stretch of Streptomyces sp. NBC_01363 DNA includes these proteins:
- a CDS encoding type I 3-dehydroquinate dehydratase, translated as MIAQPEDLTTPRLRGLAGVADALEVRADLVGDPDPHRLRRHFTGPVTYSLRTPGHGGRSAAGPVERRTRLLRAADHYDVVDLEAVDDLVPELLAGIPARQRRVSWHQPEPARPERSADRGADVLEASAELRERFAAMATTPALLYLLVPQSGTQYGSASLLLLTGLGRSDVTAFASGPAGTWTRVLAPWLGAPLAFGRAGAPGADGMPSVGQLLTDYGLPALPPLSALFGIAGHASGRSLSPRLHNAALRELRLPALYLPFQVDTFPRFWHWANGFGALARLPLRGLTVTAPHKQSAVEVADIVGPQALRCGAANVLWLDAGRWRAGTTDTAAALHVLARAGVDPSGRRAAVIGCGSTGQAVALALLQAGARVTLVNRGHARGREASSRLGAPYVPLSRFSPAGHAVLVHATPLAERQPFPVAAVDPDAAVLEMVYRDPPTALMSATRARGLVGIDGWDVLLVEVSEQFPLLTGHPFPDALPLRSLCFSQVERADVHDLTEPGDSPPSQSPMRPTSGEAP; from the coding sequence GTGATCGCCCAACCTGAGGATCTCACCACGCCTCGCCTGCGCGGCCTCGCAGGGGTGGCCGACGCGCTGGAGGTGCGTGCCGACCTGGTCGGCGACCCCGATCCGCACCGGCTGCGCCGACACTTCACCGGGCCAGTGACCTACAGCCTGCGCACCCCGGGCCACGGCGGTCGCTCGGCTGCCGGCCCGGTCGAACGCCGCACCCGGCTCCTCCGCGCGGCGGACCACTATGACGTGGTCGATCTGGAGGCCGTGGACGACCTGGTCCCGGAACTGCTGGCGGGCATCCCCGCCCGGCAGCGGCGCGTCTCCTGGCACCAGCCCGAACCCGCACGCCCCGAGCGGAGCGCCGACCGCGGGGCAGACGTGCTGGAGGCATCCGCGGAACTGCGGGAGCGGTTCGCCGCGATGGCCACCACACCTGCGCTGCTGTACCTCCTCGTGCCGCAGTCGGGAACCCAGTACGGGTCGGCCTCGCTGCTGCTGCTCACCGGGCTCGGGCGCTCCGACGTGACGGCATTCGCGTCCGGTCCGGCCGGTACCTGGACCCGGGTGCTGGCGCCGTGGTTGGGCGCGCCCCTTGCCTTTGGCCGGGCCGGTGCCCCGGGGGCGGACGGAATGCCGAGCGTGGGCCAACTCCTGACCGACTACGGATTGCCCGCTCTGCCACCGCTCAGCGCCCTGTTCGGCATTGCCGGCCATGCCTCGGGACGCTCGCTGTCACCCCGGCTGCACAATGCGGCGTTGCGGGAGCTGCGGCTGCCCGCGCTCTACCTGCCCTTCCAGGTGGACACGTTCCCCCGCTTCTGGCACTGGGCCAACGGCTTCGGGGCGCTGGCCCGGCTGCCGCTACGTGGGCTGACCGTGACCGCTCCCCACAAGCAGAGCGCGGTCGAAGTGGCCGACATCGTCGGCCCGCAGGCGCTGCGCTGCGGCGCGGCCAACGTTCTGTGGCTCGATGCCGGGCGCTGGCGGGCGGGCACCACCGACACCGCCGCTGCCCTGCACGTCCTTGCCCGAGCCGGGGTCGATCCCAGCGGCCGCAGGGCCGCCGTCATCGGTTGCGGCAGCACCGGGCAGGCCGTCGCGCTGGCCCTGCTCCAGGCCGGAGCCCGGGTGACCCTGGTCAACCGGGGGCATGCACGAGGCCGGGAAGCCTCCTCGCGCCTCGGGGCTCCCTACGTACCGCTCTCCCGGTTCTCCCCGGCAGGACACGCTGTGCTCGTCCACGCCACGCCCCTGGCGGAAAGGCAACCGTTTCCGGTTGCCGCCGTCGACCCGGACGCGGCGGTGTTGGAAATGGTCTACCGCGATCCGCCGACGGCGCTCATGAGTGCCACCCGCGCCCGCGGACTGGTCGGCATCGACGGCTGGGACGTCCTGCTCGTCGAAGTGAGCGAACAATTCCCGCTCTTGACAGGCCATCCGTTCCCCGATGCGTTGCCACTGCGCTCCCTCTGCTTCAGCCAGGTCGAGCGCGCCGACGTCCACGACCTCACCGAGCCGGGGGATTCGCCCCCGTCGCAGTCCCCGATGCGACCCACGAGCGGGGAGGCGCCATGA
- a CDS encoding acyl-CoA dehydrogenase family protein, with amino-acid sequence MTGDLGHGPARGPVAGGDRVVLDAVAKLAADNFAPRAEEYDRRAVFPAEDFDDLFSGGFLAAPVPREHGGLGYGPQQRNTLPLWEMTTTLAKADLSLARCWEGHANALVLIDALAGPEQKRHWFTGVVEHGEKWAAWSGEPQALKPGESGRFGTMLTPVRSGWTLRGSKAFATSATGAQWAILLVDTAGPGGARHSRGAHGRLLLLACDLSDPTVTVDSSWWDPIGMRATVSHVVRFHDTFVPREHLIGRPGAYFEGHWQTAFIPHYAASFLGGALAANEYGLGYLMRQGKGGDPHVQQRVGSMAVNIDTARLWLRYVAGLWDEGRVEEARIAGSRAWHVIEHLAEETVHHVIRACGARSLIRPSPVERILRDLTFYELHDNDDHVLATIGQAVLGEQHDPSFHRP; translated from the coding sequence ATGACCGGCGACCTGGGCCACGGTCCGGCCCGCGGTCCGGTGGCCGGGGGCGACCGGGTCGTTCTCGACGCCGTGGCGAAGCTGGCCGCGGACAACTTCGCCCCCCGCGCCGAGGAATACGACCGCAGGGCCGTCTTCCCCGCCGAGGACTTCGACGATCTGTTCTCCGGCGGGTTCCTGGCCGCCCCTGTGCCGCGGGAGCACGGCGGCCTGGGCTACGGCCCCCAGCAGCGCAACACCCTGCCCTTGTGGGAGATGACCACCACGCTGGCCAAGGCCGATCTGTCACTGGCCCGCTGCTGGGAGGGGCACGCCAACGCACTCGTCCTCATCGACGCCCTGGCCGGCCCGGAGCAGAAGCGACACTGGTTCACCGGCGTGGTCGAACACGGAGAGAAATGGGCCGCCTGGAGCGGCGAACCCCAGGCCCTCAAGCCGGGCGAGAGCGGTCGCTTCGGCACCATGCTGACACCCGTCCGCAGCGGCTGGACCCTCCGCGGCAGCAAGGCGTTCGCCACCAGCGCCACCGGAGCCCAGTGGGCGATCCTGCTCGTCGATACGGCCGGCCCCGGCGGTGCCCGGCACAGCCGAGGGGCCCACGGAAGGCTCCTGCTGCTCGCCTGCGACCTGTCCGACCCGACTGTGACTGTGGACAGTTCGTGGTGGGACCCGATCGGCATGCGCGCGACGGTCAGCCATGTGGTGCGGTTCCACGACACCTTCGTACCGCGCGAGCATCTCATCGGCCGCCCCGGCGCCTACTTCGAAGGGCACTGGCAGACCGCTTTCATCCCGCACTACGCTGCCAGCTTCCTCGGGGGCGCTCTGGCCGCGAACGAATACGGGCTCGGGTACCTGATGCGGCAGGGCAAGGGCGGTGATCCCCATGTGCAGCAGCGGGTGGGCAGCATGGCGGTCAACATCGACACCGCCCGCCTCTGGTTGCGCTACGTCGCCGGTCTGTGGGACGAAGGCAGGGTCGAGGAGGCACGGATCGCCGGCAGCAGGGCCTGGCATGTGATCGAGCATTTGGCGGAAGAGACGGTGCACCATGTCATCCGCGCGTGCGGTGCCCGCAGCCTGATCCGCCCGAGCCCCGTGGAGCGGATCCTGCGCGACCTGACCTTCTACGAGCTCCATGACAACGACGACCACGTCCTGGCGACCATCGGACAGGCCGTACTCGGCGAGCAGCACGACCCGTCGTTCCACAGACCATGA
- a CDS encoding DUF6529 family protein, whose translation MADHVDDLAHPANHRRLYDVLWMLLPVAVTVGLYWYGRVHTPAYENSIFGQRGDDARLLKAQLGSALLGLALIQLLLALWMYGRLPALRTAPHRVNTTHRLIGLTAFLLSLPIAQHCITTYGVQLTDTRVALHSLTGCFLYGAFVAKVIVVRHRHWPSWALPLAGGTLVTAIALIWYAAAFWYLNGFQAPGL comes from the coding sequence GTGGCTGATCACGTGGACGACCTCGCTCACCCTGCCAACCACCGACGGCTCTACGACGTCCTGTGGATGCTCCTGCCCGTCGCGGTCACGGTCGGCCTCTACTGGTACGGCCGGGTACACACCCCCGCCTACGAGAACAGCATCTTCGGGCAGCGCGGCGACGACGCCAGACTGCTCAAAGCCCAACTCGGCTCCGCACTGCTGGGCCTGGCGCTGATTCAGCTACTTCTCGCACTCTGGATGTACGGCCGCCTGCCCGCACTGCGAACCGCACCGCACCGGGTCAACACGACGCACCGCCTCATCGGTCTGACCGCCTTCCTCCTCTCCCTCCCCATCGCTCAGCACTGCATCACCACCTACGGCGTCCAGCTGACCGACACCCGCGTGGCGCTGCACTCGCTCACCGGCTGCTTCCTCTACGGGGCCTTCGTCGCCAAGGTCATCGTGGTCCGCCACCGCCACTGGCCCAGCTGGGCACTCCCTCTGGCTGGAGGAACCCTCGTCACCGCGATCGCCCTGATCTGGTACGCCGCCGCCTTCTGGTACCTGAACGGCTTCCAGGCACCCGGCCTGTGA
- a CDS encoding NPCBM/NEW2 domain-containing protein — protein MAGPYVLEVENMSLTNFATETVDHTWNGRSVDNVTYARGASGQTSTARTTFNGADGTYDLITRYNGKTANGVTYKLSVNSTQVDSWSTSLRYGRDYTDPVNIDTRTSSKVTLKAGDAIELTATSAGEVPRVDRITIQAHVGPPTSTLTINSPNTTLNDGFDWGKNRALGMTFYPGNPMMGHEPEWWRLKDSTHTSVTPGYWGAYTNRESFYNRDISHQSDGAHALGLDTETFNMLRTFADDADDPGQNGWPLWAHSSYGAMYYIDGTGFRELPSPFNVMAKAYKQYQWTGNSDWINDPTLSAYYDSTMGQFLTNHEVVWNDANPSSEQPVSKKQPGEYTATYFEFPNENLVSAADSLGYQYQSMLAYSEILKAKGDTANSSKWDDRAQRVRDDFESKWWDASNNRYFRGKDAAGTGYSSWGHEASFLMMLTGLGDHGARTNSYLDFIAANDDNLNVEATSYLPEMYYQYNRSAEGWAWLKKLMTGRDGYPEISFLAVSSVIDGMMGVQPDAPHNKVATVPRLTSETPWVEIDHLKVGDNDLKLKHTGTTASTLTNNSGSTVTWEAQFYGTPSTITVNGVAQTPRTKSLYGQTVSYVTVPVAAGASVTASAGTTVGDTTAPSVPTGLTAGNVTSNSVDLKWTASTDDVGVTGYQIYQGTTLVGSSAGTSFTATGLSASTPYSFTVKAVDAAQNASGASTAVSVTTAASGNGQTVDLSDLTWSDARSDFGTLRKDRSVDGNPIRLNGTAYAKGIGTHANSTVTYTLNGAYSRFRSDVGVDDEVSANSTVRFEVWGDGTKLYETPAVMTSASPTRSIDVSIKGVKSLVLKVTDAGDGINSDHADWAGAKLLP, from the coding sequence GTGGCAGGGCCCTACGTGCTCGAAGTCGAGAACATGTCGCTGACCAACTTCGCGACGGAGACCGTGGACCACACCTGGAACGGCAGGTCGGTCGACAACGTCACCTACGCCCGAGGCGCGTCGGGACAGACGAGCACCGCCAGGACGACCTTCAACGGCGCCGACGGGACGTACGACCTCATCACGCGCTACAACGGCAAGACCGCGAACGGAGTGACGTACAAGCTCTCCGTGAACTCCACCCAGGTCGATTCCTGGTCGACGTCCCTGCGCTACGGCCGTGACTACACCGACCCGGTGAATATCGACACCCGGACGTCGAGCAAGGTCACGCTCAAGGCCGGTGACGCCATCGAGCTGACGGCCACCTCCGCCGGCGAGGTGCCGCGCGTCGACAGGATCACGATCCAGGCCCACGTCGGTCCACCGACCAGCACACTGACCATCAACTCGCCGAACACGACGCTGAACGACGGCTTCGACTGGGGCAAGAACCGGGCCCTTGGCATGACCTTCTACCCGGGCAACCCGATGATGGGGCACGAACCGGAGTGGTGGCGCCTCAAGGACTCCACCCACACCTCGGTGACCCCCGGCTACTGGGGTGCGTACACCAACCGGGAGTCCTTCTACAACCGGGACATCTCCCACCAGTCCGACGGCGCGCACGCGCTCGGCCTGGATACCGAGACCTTCAACATGCTGAGGACCTTCGCCGACGACGCCGACGATCCGGGCCAGAACGGCTGGCCGTTGTGGGCACACAGCTCGTACGGCGCCATGTACTACATCGACGGCACCGGGTTCCGGGAGTTGCCGTCACCGTTCAACGTGATGGCCAAGGCGTACAAGCAGTACCAGTGGACGGGCAATTCGGACTGGATCAACGATCCGACCCTCTCCGCGTACTACGACTCGACGATGGGGCAGTTCCTGACCAACCACGAGGTGGTGTGGAACGACGCGAACCCGTCCAGTGAGCAGCCGGTCTCGAAGAAGCAGCCCGGAGAGTACACGGCGACGTACTTCGAGTTCCCGAACGAGAACCTGGTCTCGGCGGCCGACTCGCTCGGCTACCAGTACCAGTCGATGCTGGCCTACTCGGAGATCCTGAAGGCGAAGGGCGACACCGCCAACAGCTCGAAGTGGGACGACCGGGCCCAGCGGGTGCGTGACGACTTCGAGTCGAAGTGGTGGGACGCGTCGAACAACCGGTACTTCCGCGGCAAGGACGCGGCCGGTACGGGCTACAGCAGCTGGGGCCACGAGGCCAGCTTCCTGATGATGCTGACCGGGCTGGGCGACCACGGCGCCAGGACCAACAGCTACCTGGACTTCATCGCCGCCAACGACGACAACCTGAACGTCGAGGCGACCTCCTACCTGCCGGAGATGTACTACCAGTACAACCGGTCCGCGGAGGGCTGGGCCTGGCTCAAGAAGCTCATGACCGGCCGCGACGGCTACCCGGAGATCTCGTTCCTCGCGGTCAGCAGCGTCATCGACGGCATGATGGGCGTTCAGCCGGACGCCCCGCACAACAAGGTGGCCACCGTCCCCCGGCTGACCTCCGAGACGCCGTGGGTGGAGATCGACCATCTCAAGGTCGGTGACAACGACCTCAAGCTCAAGCACACCGGTACGACAGCCTCCACGCTGACCAACAACTCCGGCTCCACCGTTACCTGGGAGGCCCAGTTCTACGGAACCCCCTCCACGATCACCGTGAACGGTGTCGCGCAGACGCCGCGGACCAAGTCGCTCTACGGCCAGACGGTCTCCTACGTGACCGTCCCGGTGGCCGCCGGCGCGTCCGTGACCGCGAGCGCCGGCACCACGGTCGGAGACACCACGGCCCCCAGCGTGCCGACCGGCCTGACGGCGGGCAACGTGACCTCGAACAGCGTGGACCTGAAGTGGACGGCCTCGACCGACGACGTCGGTGTGACCGGCTACCAGATCTACCAGGGCACCACGCTCGTCGGCTCGTCCGCGGGCACGAGCTTCACCGCCACGGGGCTGTCGGCCTCGACGCCGTACTCGTTCACCGTCAAGGCGGTGGACGCCGCTCAGAACGCCTCCGGCGCCAGCACCGCCGTCTCCGTCACCACCGCCGCGAGCGGGAACGGACAGACGGTCGATCTGAGTGATCTCACCTGGAGCGACGCCCGGAGCGACTTCGGCACCCTGCGCAAGGACCGGAGCGTCGACGGGAACCCGATCAGGCTGAACGGCACGGCGTACGCCAAGGGCATCGGCACGCACGCCAACAGCACCGTCACGTACACCCTGAATGGCGCCTACTCGCGGTTCCGGTCGGACGTGGGCGTCGATGACGAGGTCAGCGCGAACTCGACCGTCAGGTTCGAAGTCTGGGGCGACGGCACCAAGTTGTACGAGACCCCGGCGGTGATGACGTCGGCGAGCCCGACCCGGTCCATCGACGTCAGCATCAAGGGCGTGAAGTCCCTGGTCCTGAAGGTCACCGACGCGGGCGACGGCATCAACAGCGACCACGCCGACTGGGCGGGCGCCAAGCTGCTGCCGTAA
- a CDS encoding molybdopterin-dependent oxidoreductase, protein MPPPPGPFRPGFWRSPIRGPWLTSVFGLVLLIGIPLLFVTGLLSYASYNPGLSPLNDKTPDKGVLGFYLFSWPTHPYWLYRLLQGVHVTLGVVLVPVLLAKLWSVIPKLFEWLPVRSVAHGLERLSLLMLVGGVIFEFVTGILNIQLYYVFPGSFYRLHFYGAWVFIAAFVVHVGLKLARMTRALRSRSLSAELRTDLAHTLPEPPDPDGLVAAAPAPPTMSRRGAVGMVGAGSLLLLAVTAGQSIGGRTRGTALLAPHNRDPGRGPNGFQINKTAAAVGVTPALVGPDWRLEVHGRGAPLVFTREQLLAMPQHAAALPIACVEGWSTDDQHWSGLRLADLAAMTGMSGAGSVLVESIQPPGPFTRVVLRGNQIHDLRALLALRVNGAYLSLDHGYPARIIVPANPGVNNTKWVHRLTFRT, encoded by the coding sequence ATGCCCCCGCCACCGGGTCCGTTCCGTCCCGGGTTCTGGCGTAGTCCGATTCGCGGGCCCTGGCTGACCTCGGTGTTCGGCCTGGTGCTGCTGATCGGCATCCCGCTGCTGTTCGTCACCGGACTGCTCTCCTACGCCTCCTACAACCCCGGGCTGAGCCCCCTCAATGACAAGACTCCCGACAAGGGCGTGCTGGGCTTCTATCTGTTCAGCTGGCCCACGCACCCGTACTGGCTGTACCGGCTGCTCCAGGGCGTGCACGTGACACTGGGTGTGGTCCTGGTGCCGGTGCTACTGGCGAAGTTGTGGTCGGTGATCCCGAAGCTGTTCGAATGGCTGCCGGTGCGTTCCGTCGCCCATGGCCTGGAGCGGCTGTCCTTGCTGATGCTGGTCGGCGGGGTCATCTTCGAGTTCGTCACCGGCATCCTCAACATCCAGCTCTACTACGTCTTCCCGGGCTCGTTCTACCGCCTGCACTTCTACGGCGCCTGGGTGTTCATCGCCGCATTCGTCGTCCACGTGGGCCTCAAACTCGCCCGGATGACACGTGCCCTGCGCTCTCGCAGTCTGAGCGCCGAACTGCGCACCGACCTCGCCCACACCCTGCCTGAACCCCCCGACCCCGACGGCCTGGTGGCAGCCGCACCAGCCCCGCCGACGATGAGCCGCCGCGGCGCGGTGGGCATGGTGGGAGCGGGATCGCTACTCCTCCTCGCCGTGACCGCCGGACAGAGCATCGGCGGCCGGACGCGCGGCACGGCGCTCCTCGCACCGCACAACCGCGATCCGGGCAGGGGCCCGAACGGCTTCCAGATCAACAAGACGGCGGCGGCCGTCGGTGTCACTCCCGCGCTCGTCGGACCGGACTGGCGGTTGGAGGTCCACGGACGCGGAGCGCCACTGGTCTTCACCCGCGAGCAGCTCCTGGCCATGCCGCAGCATGCCGCCGCACTGCCGATCGCCTGTGTGGAGGGATGGTCCACCGACGACCAGCACTGGAGCGGCCTACGGCTGGCCGACCTCGCCGCCATGACCGGCATGTCCGGCGCCGGAAGCGTCCTGGTCGAATCCATCCAACCGCCCGGCCCGTTCACCAGAGTGGTGCTGCGGGGCAACCAGATCCACGACCTCCGAGCGCTGCTCGCCCTCCGCGTCAACGGCGCATATCTCTCGCTCGACCACGGATACCCGGCCCGCATCATCGTCCCGGCCAACCCCGGCGTGAACAACACCAAGTGGGTACACCGGCTCACCTTCAGGACGTGA
- a CDS encoding class I SAM-dependent methyltransferase, with the protein MTRENRPARQDPYALALRTGGGPVYLRLTDGRWTWLPVHRWYAQPTRADETLLERCDGPVLDVGCGPGRLCRALLHQGIFAVGIDVAPRAVARTIALGGTALCRSVFAALPGEGAWQTLLLADGNIGIGGDPRALLRRCTQLIAPMGVLLVEVEPIDIAERCTAWVEDTHGHRGPPFPWARLGAPALRRIAPELGLGVTDEWQGDHRSFLALSPQRTARGRPD; encoded by the coding sequence GTGACGAGGGAGAACCGACCCGCACGCCAGGACCCCTACGCACTGGCCCTGCGCACCGGCGGCGGGCCGGTGTACCTACGGCTGACGGACGGACGGTGGACCTGGTTGCCTGTGCACCGCTGGTACGCACAACCCACCAGGGCCGACGAAACCCTGCTGGAGCGCTGCGATGGCCCCGTCCTGGACGTCGGCTGCGGACCGGGCCGGCTGTGCAGGGCGCTCCTGCACCAGGGCATCTTCGCCGTCGGTATCGACGTTGCCCCGCGGGCGGTCGCCCGCACCATCGCTCTCGGTGGGACGGCACTGTGCCGGTCGGTGTTCGCCGCCCTTCCTGGTGAGGGAGCCTGGCAGACCCTCCTGCTGGCCGATGGGAACATCGGTATCGGCGGCGACCCCCGGGCCCTGCTCCGACGGTGTACACAGCTCATCGCTCCGATGGGTGTCCTGCTCGTCGAGGTCGAGCCGATCGACATTGCGGAGCGCTGTACCGCATGGGTGGAAGACACCCATGGCCATCGGGGTCCGCCGTTTCCCTGGGCACGTCTCGGCGCTCCGGCGCTCCGCCGCATCGCGCCAGAACTCGGCCTTGGCGTCACCGACGAGTGGCAGGGCGATCACCGGAGCTTCCTTGCACTGAGCCCTCAGCGCACTGCCCGGGGGCGTCCCGACTGA
- a CDS encoding glycoside hydrolase family 15 protein yields the protein MAAAQTVLAEPGADGLRSVSARPIGDHALLSDCRSAALVTSEGSVDWLCLPRFDSPAIFARLLDEDAGHWSIRTAGPADVSRRYVEETLVLETTFRTTGGTAVVRDALALGRRERGHALGEASPGILLRQVTCTEGQVTLDIAYAPRPEFGLIHPLLTPVRGGLVAYGGAHVLRLSSPVELTVSGSTAHGRFTLRASDRLGFALHVGPAWGSEPVRWRAGRVQRRLNDTVEGWRSWSRQHRGYVGPWQDEVAHSGRVLRGLTFAPTGAIVAAATTSLPERPGGTRNWDYRYTWVRDASFTLQALATAACEKEKDKFFGFLARAAATQLHRGVNLQIMYGIGGEHDLSERLLPHLAGWRDSTPVRTGNDAWRQRQLDVYGELLDAAHETLPTGERLDPPTRAFLVEAADTAARRWTEPDQGIWERRGPSRHFLHSKLMCWVALDRAIAMAPALQADERVPHWRHERDNIRQAVEERGWNAGLGAFAQAFGSDELDASALMLPIVGFLPPHDPRVVSTVLAVATHLTDRNGLVRRYLGDEIEEAEGAFLLCTFWLAHALALTGHVVRARQVFQTALAHANDVGLLAEETDPATGEALGNFPQAFSHIGLINAARAIRDAGQQPAPQGTEHRSPA from the coding sequence ATGGCGGCGGCTCAGACCGTCCTGGCCGAGCCCGGGGCAGACGGGCTGCGGTCGGTGAGCGCGCGACCGATCGGTGACCATGCCCTGCTGTCCGACTGCCGCTCGGCCGCCCTGGTCACCTCCGAGGGCTCGGTGGACTGGCTGTGCCTTCCCCGCTTCGACAGCCCGGCGATCTTCGCCCGGCTCCTCGACGAGGACGCCGGCCACTGGTCCATCCGCACCGCCGGACCCGCCGACGTCAGCCGCCGCTACGTCGAGGAGACCCTTGTCCTGGAGACGACCTTCCGGACAACCGGAGGCACGGCAGTTGTACGCGACGCGCTCGCCCTGGGACGGCGCGAGCGCGGACACGCACTCGGCGAGGCCTCCCCCGGAATTCTGCTGCGTCAGGTCACCTGCACCGAAGGACAGGTGACCCTCGACATCGCCTACGCGCCACGCCCGGAGTTCGGACTGATCCATCCGCTCCTGACACCGGTCCGGGGCGGGCTCGTCGCGTACGGCGGCGCCCACGTGCTCCGGCTGTCCAGCCCCGTCGAGCTGACGGTAAGCGGTTCCACCGCGCACGGCCGGTTCACCCTGCGGGCATCGGACCGCCTCGGCTTCGCATTGCATGTCGGGCCGGCGTGGGGAAGCGAGCCGGTGCGCTGGCGGGCGGGGCGCGTCCAGCGGCGCCTGAACGACACCGTCGAGGGCTGGCGCTCGTGGTCCCGGCAGCACCGGGGCTACGTCGGCCCCTGGCAGGACGAGGTGGCACACAGCGGACGCGTGCTGCGGGGACTGACCTTCGCCCCTACGGGAGCAATCGTGGCCGCGGCCACCACCTCACTGCCCGAACGCCCCGGCGGCACACGTAACTGGGACTACCGCTACACCTGGGTCCGCGACGCGAGCTTCACCCTCCAAGCACTCGCCACCGCCGCCTGCGAGAAGGAGAAGGACAAGTTCTTCGGCTTCCTCGCCCGCGCCGCGGCAACCCAGCTCCACCGCGGCGTGAACCTGCAGATCATGTACGGCATCGGCGGTGAACACGACCTCAGCGAGCGGCTGCTGCCCCACCTGGCCGGTTGGCGCGACAGCACCCCCGTGCGCACCGGGAACGACGCCTGGCGCCAACGCCAGCTCGACGTCTACGGCGAACTCCTCGACGCCGCCCACGAGACCCTCCCAACCGGAGAGCGCCTGGACCCACCCACCCGCGCCTTCCTGGTCGAGGCGGCCGACACGGCCGCCCGTCGCTGGACCGAGCCCGACCAGGGCATCTGGGAGAGACGCGGACCGAGCAGACACTTCCTGCACTCGAAACTGATGTGCTGGGTCGCCCTGGATCGCGCCATTGCCATGGCACCGGCGCTACAGGCCGACGAACGCGTACCCCACTGGCGGCATGAGCGGGACAACATCCGCCAAGCAGTCGAAGAGCGCGGCTGGAACGCCGGATTGGGGGCCTTCGCCCAGGCGTTCGGCAGTGATGAGCTGGACGCATCGGCGCTGATGCTGCCCATCGTCGGCTTCCTGCCTCCGCACGACCCGCGCGTCGTGTCGACCGTGCTGGCCGTCGCCACCCACCTCACCGACCGCAACGGCCTGGTCCGCCGCTACCTCGGCGACGAGATCGAGGAAGCGGAAGGAGCCTTCCTGCTGTGCACCTTCTGGCTCGCCCACGCTCTCGCCCTGACCGGTCATGTCGTCCGTGCACGGCAGGTGTTCCAGACCGCCCTCGCACATGCCAACGATGTCGGCCTGCTCGCCGAGGAGACCGACCCCGCCACGGGAGAGGCCCTCGGCAACTTCCCTCAAGCCTTCAGCCACATCGGACTCATCAACGCCGCCCGCGCCATCCGCGACGCCGGGCAGCAACCCGCACCGCAAGGAACCGAGCACCGGTCCCCGGCATGA